A window of Amphiprion ocellaris isolate individual 3 ecotype Okinawa chromosome 12, ASM2253959v1, whole genome shotgun sequence contains these coding sequences:
- the moxd1l gene encoding DBH-like monooxygenase protein 2 homolog, with protein MCSLPPLLPLLLAWATVAGATDPTLPFMEYLDRDRLVCLKWGFDNLQGNITFQLVVNSTGWVGFGLSPNGGMKGSDIIIGGLGPSGSYFTDLHATGNSMPLVDDQQNYALLSMSETDGQTTMTFQRSIKACDDKDFHITAQPIKLIYAYGTTDEINYHGNRRGTKEVNLLNYMPRTIPTDSNYLIAKVDNFTVPSTLTYYHCKIMKFPKLNTKIHIYQIEPVIENHDLIHHMLLYKCPPDVTEPYENQCYVGDIGDNCFNPVASWGIGGGVFEFPENAGVPFGGEDNDPFYRLEIHYNNPEIKAGITDSSGLRLHYSAQLRQHDVGILTTGVLIRSNLPYNIPPKTSQFRTYGTCDTSQFSVHMNPVPDISVFAVLLHTHLAGRKVRVGHFRGGKQIDFLGLDENYNFELQQTVNLGNIKTIKPGDEIVVECTYNTTDRDGITKMDLATTDEMCVAFLFYYPANNVTYCGSRPNTTFLPTINVNDIASDEYETLLKNQPQFQVVIDYANRPSILKNVTLRQMMKTPTVACQKYNASSRLCASWIVNRAVMLLLFLWIAVV; from the exons ATGTGCTCTCTGCCTCCCCTCCTGCCCCTGTTACTGGCCTGGGCAACAGTGGCGGGGGCAACGGACCCGACCTTGCCGTTCATGGAGTACCTGGACCGGGACCGGCTGGTGTGTCTGAAGTGGGGCTTTGATAATCTGCAAGGAAACATCACATTCCAGCTGGTAGTCAACTCGACGGGCTGGGTGGGCTTTGGCTTGAGTCCAAACGGAGGCATGAAGGGGTCAGACATCATCATAGGGGGACTTGGACCCAGTGGGAGCTACTTCACA GATCTACATGCCACGGGGAATTCCATGCCTTTGGTGGATGATCAGCAGAACTACGCCCTCCTCTCTATGAGCGAAACAGATGGTCAAACCACCATGACCTTCCAGAGGTCCATTAAAGCCTGTGATGACAAAGACTTCCACATCACT GCTCAACCCATTAAACTAATCTATGCGTATGGGACAACAGATGAGATTAATTACCATGGGAACCGCAGAGGCACCAAGGAAGTGAACCTGCTCAACTATATGCCGAGGACCATCCCGACTGACTCCAACTATCTTATTGCTAAAGTGGACAAC TTCACTGTGCCTTCCACTTTAACCTACTATCACTGCAAGATCATGAAGTTTCCAAAATTAAATACGAAAATTCATATATATCAG ATTGAACCAGTGATTGAGAACCATGACCTCATTCACCACATGCTGTTGTACAAGTGCCCCCCCGATGTGACAGAGCCGTATGAAAACCAATGCTACGTGGGCGACATAGGAGACAACTGCTTTAATCCAGTGGCTTCATGGGGAATTGGAGGAGGG GTTTTTGAGTTTCCAGAAAATGCGGGTGTTCCTTTTGGAGGCGAGGACAATGATCCGTTCTATAGGCTGGAGATTCATTACAATAACCCAGAGATTAAAGCAG GCATTACAGACAGCTCAGGACTAAGACTGCACTATTCAGCCCAACTCCGGCAGCATGATGTGGGCATTCTAACTACAGGAGTGCTGATCAGAAGTAACCTGCCGTACAACATCCCCCCAAAAACCTCTCAGTTCCGCACCTACGGCACTTGTGATACGTCACAATTTTCTGTG CATATGAATCCTGTGCCTGACAtcagtgtgtttgctgtgttgttGCACACTCACCTAGCAGGGAGGAAAGTCAGAGTTGGCCACTTCAG AGGTGGGAAGCAGATAGACTTCTTGGGCTTGGATGAAAACTACAACTTTGAGTTGCAACAGACTGTTAATTTGGGGAATATCAAGACAATCAAGCCT GGCGATGAGATCGTAGTGGAGTGCACCTACAACACCACCGACCGAGATGGAATCACGAAG ATGGACTTAGCAACCACTGATGAGATGTGCGTGGCTTTCCTGTTCTATTACCCTGCAAACAACGTGACCTACTGCGGTAGCCGGCCAAATACTACATTTCTACCAACGATCAACGTCAATGACAT AGCATCTGATGAGTATGAGACATTGTTAAAGAACCAACCTCAATTTCAGGTGGTCATTGATTACGCC AATAGACcatcaattttaaaaaacgtCACTCTAAGGCAGATGATGAAGACGCCCACCGTTGCTTGTCAGAAGTACAACGCGTCAAGTCGACTCTGCGCCTCCTGGATTGTGAACCGCGCAGTGATGTTGCTTTTATTCCTCTGGATTGCAGTAGTGTGA